The genomic region GGGGTGTTAATTGCATGATTGCCGCCGCTTCATCAGCGCGCTGGCTATCTTTCCATAAAATTGAAGCAAACCCTTCTGGCGATAAAATGGAATACATACTCTCAGTGGTCATCCAAACTTGATCGCCACAGGCTAGTGCCAAGGCACCACCTGAGCCCCCTTCACCGAAGATTACGCTAATCATCGGTGTTTTCAGAGTACTGATTTCATATAAATTATTGGCAATCGCCATTCCCTGACCGGTCGCTTCAGCGTGCGCCCCGGGATAAGCTCCCGCGGTATTCACCAAAGTGATAATCGGACGTTTGAATTTCTCTGCTTCCTTCATTAACCGTAACGCTTTGCGATAACCGGCGGGTTCAGGACAACCAAAGTGACACGCCATACGTTCTTCAAGTGTTGTCCCTTTATTAGTTGCAATCACCGTCACCGGTTGATTATTAAATAACGCGATACCACCAATAATGGCTGGATCTTCGCCGCCGACTCGGTCGCCTTTGAGAATCATTAAATCATCAAAAAGGTTGGCCAATAATGCCGGTGTCGTTATTTTTTGACTACTACGGGCGCCGGCGACAATCTTAGCGGCTGTCTTTTTTTGACGATTAATAATGAGCCCCTCTTTCATGTAACTTCAACAATTGATGAAGTACCTTTTTTTGATCCTGACGTGCTATGATTTGATCAATAAACCCATTTTTTAAGACGGTTTCGGCATCTTGTAAATCCGGTGCGATCTGTTCGTGCATCGTCTGTTCAATCACACGCCGGCCCGCAAAGCCAATCACCGCTTTGGGTTCGGCTAAAATAATATCGGCTTCCGTTGCAAAACTAGCTGTTACCCCACCGGTTGTCGGATCGGTTAATAAGCTAATGTACAACAGCCCTTGTTCGGCATGCTGTTTAACAGCCGCTGAGGTTTTAGCCATCTGCATC from Latilactobacillus sakei subsp. sakei DSM 20017 = JCM 1157 harbors:
- the accA gene encoding acetyl-CoA carboxylase carboxyltransferase subunit alpha; amino-acid sequence: MKEGLIINRQKKTAAKIVAGARSSQKITTPALLANLFDDLMILKGDRVGGEDPAIIGGIALFNNQPVTVIATNKGTTLEERMACHFGCPEPAGYRKALRLMKEAEKFKRPIITLVNTAGAYPGAHAEATGQGMAIANNLYEISTLKTPMISVIFGEGGSGGALALACGDQVWMTTESMYSILSPEGFASILWKDSQRADEAAAIMQLTPQSLQDAGVIEGIIQEEPDEHLFCQNITTVLTEQLNQLQQLPVETLLATRQARFRQF